A stretch of Pseudomonas sp. LS.1a DNA encodes these proteins:
- a CDS encoding chemotaxis response regulator CheY, which translates to MKILIVDDFSTMRRIIKNLLRDLGFTNTEEADDGTTALPMLENGHYDFLVTDWNMPGMSGIDLLRKVRASDKLKGMPVLMVTAEAKRDQIIEAAQAGVNGYVVKPFTAQVLKEKIEKIFERVNG; encoded by the coding sequence ATGAAAATCCTCATCGTTGACGACTTTTCGACGATGCGGCGGATCATCAAGAACCTGTTGCGTGACCTGGGCTTCACCAACACCGAAGAAGCCGATGACGGCACCACGGCGCTGCCGATGCTGGAAAACGGCCATTACGACTTCCTGGTGACCGACTGGAACATGCCCGGCATGTCCGGTATCGACCTGCTGCGCAAGGTGCGTGCCAGCGACAAGCTGAAAGGCATGCCGGTACTGATGGTGACAGCCGAGGCCAAGCGCGACCAGATCATCGAAGCGGCCCAGGCCGGCGTCAACGGCTATGTGGTCAAGCCGTTCACCGCCCAGGTGCTCAAAGAAAAGATCGAGAAGATCTTCGAACGCGTCAACGGCTGA
- the fliA gene encoding RNA polymerase sigma factor FliA, whose protein sequence is MNASGFKMYSRASKDAQYELIERYAPLVKRIAYHLLARLPANVQVEDLIQAGMIGLLEVANKYDASKGASFETYAGIRIRGAMLDEVRKGDWAPRSVHRNTRMVSDAMRAVEARTGRDAKDHEVAAELQLSLDDYYGILNDTLGSRLFSFDDLLQDGEHEGLHEDGASGHVEPARGLEDERFQVALAEAIANLPERERLVLALYYDEELNLKEIGEVLGVSESRVSQLHSQCAARLRSRLGEWRAR, encoded by the coding sequence ATGAATGCCAGCGGCTTCAAGATGTACAGCCGGGCGTCGAAAGACGCCCAGTACGAGCTGATCGAACGCTATGCCCCGCTGGTCAAGCGCATCGCCTACCACCTGCTGGCGCGGTTGCCGGCCAACGTGCAGGTCGAGGACCTGATCCAGGCCGGCATGATCGGCCTGCTGGAAGTGGCCAACAAGTACGACGCCAGCAAGGGCGCCAGCTTTGAAACCTACGCCGGCATCCGCATCCGCGGAGCCATGCTGGACGAAGTGCGCAAGGGTGACTGGGCACCGCGTTCGGTGCACCGCAACACGCGCATGGTCAGTGACGCGATGCGTGCAGTGGAAGCAAGAACCGGCCGCGACGCTAAAGATCATGAAGTTGCTGCCGAACTCCAATTGAGTCTCGATGATTACTACGGGATCCTGAACGATACCCTGGGCAGCCGCCTGTTCAGCTTCGACGACCTGTTGCAGGACGGCGAGCACGAAGGGCTGCATGAGGATGGCGCCAGTGGCCACGTCGAGCCTGCGCGTGGCCTGGAGGACGAGCGCTTCCAGGTTGCCCTGGCCGAGGCCATCGCCAACCTGCCGGAGCGTGAACGCCTGGTACTGGCGCTGTACTACGACGAAGAGCTGAACCTCAAGGAAATCGGAGAGGTGCTTGGGGTCAGCGAGTCGCGGGTCAGCCAGTTGCACAGCCAGTGTGCCGCGCGCCTGCGCAGCCGCCTGGGGGAATGGCGGGCGCGTTGA
- the fleN gene encoding flagellar synthesis regulator FleN: MGSMHPVQVIAVTGGKGGVGKTNVSVNLSLALAELGRRVMLLDADLGLANVDVLLGLTPKRTLADVIEGRCELRDVMLQGPGGVRIVPAASGTQSMVHLAPAQHAGLIQAFSEVGDNLDVLVIDTAAGIGDSVVSFVRAAQEVLLVVCDEPTSITDAYALIKLLNRDYGMNRFRVLANMAQSPQEGRNLFAKLTKVTDRFLDVALQYVGAVPYDECVRKAVQKQRAVYEAFPRSKCALAFKAIAQKVDSWPLPANPRGHLEFFVERLVRPTSAGPVL; encoded by the coding sequence ATGGGTAGCATGCATCCCGTACAGGTGATCGCCGTGACCGGTGGCAAAGGTGGCGTCGGCAAGACTAACGTTTCAGTGAACCTGTCCCTGGCGCTGGCCGAGCTTGGCCGCAGGGTCATGCTGCTCGACGCCGACCTGGGCCTGGCCAATGTCGACGTGCTGCTGGGCCTTACACCCAAGCGGACCCTGGCCGATGTCATCGAAGGGCGCTGCGAGCTGCGCGACGTGATGCTGCAGGGCCCGGGTGGTGTGCGCATCGTGCCGGCGGCCTCGGGCACGCAGAGCATGGTGCACCTGGCCCCGGCCCAGCATGCCGGGTTGATCCAGGCGTTCAGCGAAGTTGGCGACAACCTTGACGTGCTGGTGATCGACACCGCAGCCGGTATCGGCGACTCGGTGGTCAGCTTCGTTCGCGCCGCCCAGGAAGTGCTGCTGGTGGTATGCGACGAACCGACCTCGATCACCGATGCCTACGCCCTGATCAAGCTGCTCAACCGCGACTACGGCATGAACCGTTTCCGTGTGCTGGCCAACATGGCGCAGAGCCCGCAGGAAGGGCGCAACCTGTTCGCCAAGCTGACCAAGGTCACCGACCGCTTCCTTGACGTTGCCCTGCAGTACGTGGGTGCCGTGCCGTATGACGAGTGCGTGCGCAAGGCGGTGCAGAAGCAGCGTGCGGTCTACGAAGCCTTCCCGCGCTCCAAGTGCGCACTGGCCTTCAAGGCGATTGCCCAGAAGGTCGACAGCTGGCCGCTGCCGGCCAACCCGCGCGGCCATCTGGAGTTCTTTGTCGAGCGCCTGGTGCGGCCCACCAGCGCGGGACCTGTGCTATGA
- the flhF gene encoding flagellar biosynthesis protein FlhF: MQVKRFFAADMRQAMKLVRDELGADAAIIGNRRIAGGVELTAALDYKLSALAPRVPNAELEEELRKTHTRIATAQAELDHRPDTSDNNRQLFAGQSLTAAEPLIEPHVDAPEAAAAAPASAPVDPRLFDAMRSELSGLRELLEVQLGSLAWNQLQGSKPQQATVWRRLQRIGLSGPIARELLDLTAEIDEPRHAWRMLLAHLARMIEIPEIEPIEEGGVIAMVGPAGMGKTTTLAKLAARYVLKYGAQNLALVSMDSFRIGAQEQLKTLGRILNVPVTYVDPGQSLAAALEPLLRKRVVLIDTAGLQASDPALRMQLETLAGRGIAAKNYLVLATTSQKQVLTAAYHSYKRCGLAGCILTKLDETASLGDVLSLAISHELPVAYLTDGPRIPDDLHLPRGHQLVTRAVNVQQQDEPSEEAMADMFADLYHNPRRAG; this comes from the coding sequence ATGCAAGTTAAGCGATTTTTCGCCGCCGATATGCGTCAGGCCATGAAGCTGGTCCGCGATGAGCTGGGCGCCGATGCCGCCATCATTGGCAACCGCCGCATCGCCGGCGGTGTCGAACTGACTGCTGCGCTGGACTACAAGCTGTCCGCCCTGGCCCCGCGTGTGCCCAACGCCGAGCTGGAAGAAGAGCTGCGCAAGACCCATACGCGCATCGCCACTGCCCAGGCCGAGCTGGACCACCGCCCGGACACCAGCGACAACAACCGCCAATTGTTCGCCGGGCAGTCGCTGACCGCCGCCGAGCCGTTGATCGAACCCCATGTCGATGCTCCCGAGGCCGCTGCTGCAGCCCCTGCGTCGGCACCGGTCGACCCGCGCCTGTTCGATGCCATGCGCTCCGAGCTGTCGGGCCTGCGCGAGCTGCTGGAAGTGCAGCTCGGTTCGCTGGCCTGGAATCAGCTGCAGGGCAGCAAGCCGCAACAGGCCACCGTCTGGCGCCGGCTGCAGCGCATCGGCCTGTCCGGGCCGATCGCCCGCGAGCTGCTGGACCTGACCGCCGAGATCGATGAGCCACGCCACGCCTGGCGCATGCTGCTGGCGCACCTGGCGCGGATGATCGAAATCCCCGAGATCGAGCCGATCGAAGAGGGCGGGGTGATCGCCATGGTCGGCCCGGCCGGCATGGGCAAGACCACCACCCTGGCCAAGCTGGCCGCCCGCTACGTGCTCAAGTACGGCGCGCAGAACCTGGCGCTGGTGAGCATGGACAGCTTCCGCATTGGTGCCCAGGAGCAGCTCAAGACCCTGGGTCGTATCCTCAACGTGCCGGTGACCTATGTCGACCCGGGCCAGTCGCTGGCCGCGGCGCTGGAGCCGCTGCTGCGCAAGCGCGTGGTGCTGATCGATACCGCCGGCCTGCAGGCCAGCGACCCGGCCCTGCGCATGCAGCTGGAAACCCTGGCTGGGCGTGGCATTGCCGCGAAGAACTACCTGGTACTGGCCACCACCAGCCAGAAGCAGGTGCTGACCGCCGCCTACCACAGCTACAAGCGCTGCGGCCTGGCCGGCTGCATCCTGACCAAACTCGATGAAACGGCGAGCCTTGGCGACGTGCTGAGTCTTGCCATCAGTCATGAACTGCCAGTGGCCTACCTGACCGATGGGCCGCGCATTCCTGACGACCTGCACCTGCCTCGGGGGCACCAGTTGGTTACCCGTGCGGTCAATGTGCAGCAGCAGGACGAGCCCAGCGAAGAGGCCATGGCCGACATGTTCGCTGATCTCTATCACAACCCACGGCGAGCGGGTTGA
- the flhA gene encoding flagellar biosynthesis protein FlhA yields the protein MDRTQLISNARNNLAGLGRGNLGVPLLLLVMLAMMMLPIPPFLLDVFFTFNIALSIVVLLVCVYALRPLDFAAFPTILLVATLLRLALNVASTRVVMLHGQEGHGAAGKVIQAFGEVVIGGNYVVGGVVFAILMIINFVVVTKGAGRISEVSARFTLDAMPGKQMAIDADLNAGLIDQAQAKHRRAEVAQEAEFYGSMDGASKFVRGDAIAGLLILFINLIGGMLIGMLQHGMSFGDAGKVYALLTIGDGLVAQLPSLLLSTAAAIMVTRASGSEDMGKLINRQMFDSPKALAVSGALMIVMGLVPGMPHVAFLSLGLLAGGGAYLVWKKQQKARLQAQQEAQRQQDLLPSPQRALETKELGWDDVTPIDMIGLEVGYRLIPLVDRNQGGQLLARIKGVRKKLSQDLGFLMPTVHIRDNLDLQPSAYRLTLMGVILAEAEIYPDRELAINPGQVFGTLNGIAARDPAFGLEAVWIDVGQRSQAQSLGYTVVDASTVVATHLNQILQKHCHELIGHEEVQQLLQVLAKASPKLAEELVPGVISLSGLLKVLQALLSEQVPVRDIRSIAEAIANNAGKSQDTAALVAAVRVGLCRAIVQSIVGVESELPVITLEPRLEQILLNSLQRAGQGQEDGVLLEPSMAEKLQRSLIEAAQRQEMQGQPAILLVAGPIRAMLSRFGRLAVPNLHVLAYQEIPDNKQVTIVATVGPNG from the coding sequence GTGGATCGCACTCAGTTAATCAGCAACGCCCGTAACAACCTGGCCGGGCTCGGCCGGGGCAACCTGGGTGTGCCGCTGTTGCTGCTGGTGATGTTGGCAATGATGATGTTGCCGATACCGCCGTTCCTGCTCGACGTGTTCTTCACCTTCAACATCGCCCTGTCGATCGTGGTCCTGCTGGTCTGCGTGTACGCCTTGCGCCCGCTCGACTTCGCGGCGTTCCCCACCATCCTGCTGGTGGCCACGCTGTTGCGCCTGGCCCTGAACGTGGCCTCCACCCGGGTGGTCATGCTGCATGGCCAGGAGGGCCACGGTGCTGCCGGCAAGGTGATCCAGGCCTTCGGCGAGGTGGTGATCGGCGGTAACTATGTGGTCGGTGGCGTGGTGTTCGCCATCCTCATGATCATCAACTTCGTGGTGGTGACCAAGGGCGCCGGGCGTATCTCGGAAGTGAGCGCGCGTTTCACCCTCGACGCCATGCCCGGCAAGCAGATGGCCATCGACGCCGACCTCAATGCCGGCCTGATCGACCAGGCCCAGGCCAAGCACCGTCGTGCCGAAGTGGCGCAGGAAGCCGAGTTCTACGGTTCGATGGACGGTGCCAGCAAGTTCGTCCGCGGTGATGCCATCGCCGGCCTGCTGATCCTGTTCATCAACCTGATCGGCGGCATGCTGATCGGCATGCTGCAGCACGGCATGAGCTTCGGCGACGCCGGCAAGGTGTACGCCTTGCTGACCATCGGTGACGGTTTGGTGGCGCAATTGCCATCACTGCTGCTGTCCACCGCTGCCGCGATCATGGTTACCCGGGCCTCGGGCTCCGAGGACATGGGCAAGCTGATCAACCGGCAGATGTTCGATTCGCCCAAGGCCCTGGCGGTGTCCGGCGCGCTGATGATCGTCATGGGCCTGGTGCCGGGCATGCCCCACGTGGCCTTCCTCAGCCTCGGCCTGCTGGCCGGTGGCGGTGCCTACCTGGTGTGGAAGAAACAGCAGAAAGCCAGGCTGCAGGCGCAGCAGGAGGCGCAGCGCCAGCAGGACCTGCTGCCCTCGCCGCAGCGCGCACTGGAGACCAAGGAACTGGGCTGGGACGACGTCACGCCCATCGACATGATCGGCCTGGAGGTTGGCTACCGGCTGATCCCGCTGGTCGATCGCAACCAGGGTGGCCAGCTGCTGGCGCGGATCAAGGGCGTGCGCAAGAAGCTGTCGCAAGACCTGGGCTTCCTCATGCCCACCGTGCACATCCGCGACAACCTCGACCTGCAGCCCAGTGCCTATCGCCTGACCCTGATGGGGGTGATCCTGGCCGAGGCCGAGATCTACCCGGACCGCGAGCTGGCAATCAACCCGGGGCAGGTGTTCGGTACCCTCAACGGTATTGCCGCACGTGACCCGGCGTTTGGTCTGGAGGCCGTGTGGATCGACGTTGGCCAACGCTCCCAGGCGCAGTCGCTGGGCTACACCGTGGTCGACGCCAGTACCGTGGTGGCCACCCACCTCAACCAGATCCTGCAGAAGCACTGCCACGAGCTGATCGGCCACGAAGAGGTCCAGCAGCTGCTGCAAGTGCTGGCCAAGGCATCGCCTAAACTTGCAGAAGAACTGGTGCCTGGTGTCATTTCCTTGTCAGGCCTGCTCAAGGTGCTGCAAGCGCTGTTGTCGGAACAGGTACCAGTGCGCGATATTCGCAGTATCGCCGAGGCGATCGCGAACAACGCCGGCAAGAGTCAAGATACCGCCGCGCTGGTGGCGGCGGTGCGCGTCGGATTGTGTCGCGCCATCGTGCAAAGCATTGTCGGCGTTGAGTCGGAGCTGCCAGTGATTACCCTGGAGCCAAGGTTGGAACAGATTTTGCTGAATAGTCTGCAAAGGGCCGGGCAAGGTCAGGAAGATGGTGTTCTTCTGGAGCCGAGCATGGCCGAGAAGCTGCAGCGTTCGTTGATCGAAGCGGCCCAGCGCCAGGAAATGCAGGGCCAGCCGGCCATCCTCCTGGTCGCCGGCCCGATCCGTGCCATGCTGTCGCGTTTCGGTCGCCTGGCTGTACCGAATTTGCATGTTCTGGCGTATCAGGAAATACCTGACAACAAGCAAGTCACCATCGTTGCCACCGTGGGCCCTAACGGCTGA